One window from the genome of Carassius auratus strain Wakin unplaced genomic scaffold, ASM336829v1 scaf_tig00014572, whole genome shotgun sequence encodes:
- the LOC113074415 gene encoding WD repeat-containing protein 20-like, with the protein MAAEGGGKEMNEIKSQFSTREGAYKLLTHSEYSRPNRVPFNSQGSNPVRVSFVNVNDQSGNGERICFNVGRELYFYIYKGVRKAADLSKPIDKRIYKGTQPTCHDFNHLTATAESVSLLVGFSAGQVQLIDPIKKETSKLFNEERLIDKSRVTCVKWVPGSESLFLVAHSSGSMYLYNVEHTCGTTVPHYQLLKQGENYSVHTCKSKSTRNPLLKWTVGEGALNEFSFSPDGKFLACVSQDGFLRVFNFDAVELHGTMKSYFGGLLCVCWSPDGKYIVAGGEDDLVTVWCFSDCRVIARGHGHKSWVSVVAFDHYTTSVEESEPMEFSGSDEDFQDQIHFGRDRANSTQSRLSKRNSTDSRPVSVTYRFGSVGQDTQLCLWDLTEDILFPHLPLSRTRTHTNVMNASSSDGSSSLPAPLPRSNSLPHSAANSKSAASDNPIAAGVSKFATLSLHDRKERHPDKDHKRNHSMGHISSKSSDKLNLLTKTKTDPAKTLGTPLCPRMQDVPLLEPLICKKIAHERLTVLIFLEDCLVTACQEGFICTWARPGKVGLLSSQNQASSPSGTVV; encoded by the exons ATGGCGGCGGAGGGAGGAGGGAAGGAGATGAACGAAATCAAGAGTCAGTTCAGCACGCGAGAAGGCGCATATAAACTCCTCACGCACTCAGAGTACAGCAGACCCAACCGAGTGCCCTTCAACTCTCAGGGATCGAACCCCGTCAGAGTCTCGTTCGTCAACGTCAACGATCAGTCCGGGAACGGCGAGCGCATCTGCTTCAATGTGGGCCGGGAGCTCTACTTCTACATCTATAAAGGCGTCAGGAAG GCTGCTGATCTGAGTAAGCCCATAGACAAGCGGATCTACAAGGGAACGCAGCCCACGTGCCACGACTTCAATCACCTGACGGCGACGGCGGAGAGCGTGTCTCTGCTGGTGGGCTTCTCCGCTGGACAGGTGCAGCTCATCGACCCCATCAAGAAGGAGACCAGCAAACTCTTCAATGAAGAA AGACTCATAGATAAATCCCGGGTCACGTGTGTGAAGTGGGTCCCTGGCTCCGAGAGCCTGTTCCTCGTGGCTCACTCCAGCGGGAGCATGTACCTGTATAACGTGGAGCACACCTGCGGCACCACGGTGCCTCACTACCAGCTGCTGAAGCAGGGCGAGAACTACAGCGTTCACACCTGCAAGAGCAAGTCCACGCGCAACCCTCTGCTCAAGTGGACGGTGGGCGAGGGCGCGCTCAACGAGTTCTCCTTCTCTCCCGACGGGAAGTTCCTGGCCTGCGTGAGTCAGGACGGTTTCCTGCGGGTCTTCAACTTCGACGCGGTGGAGCTGCACGGCACCATGAAGAGCTACTTCGGAGGCCTGCTGTGCGTCTGCTGGAGCCCTGACGGGAAGTACATCGTGGCCGGCGGCGAGGACGACCTGGTGACCGTCTGGTGCTTCTCAGACTGCCGGGTGATCGCCCGCGGACACGGACACAAGTCCTGGGTGAGCGTGGTGGCGTTTGACCACTACACCACCAGCGTGGAGGAGAGCGAGCCCATGGAGTTCAGCGGCAGCGACGAGGACTTCCAGGATCAAATCCACTTCGGCCGAGACCGGGCCAACAGCACACAGTCACGTCTGTCCAAGCGCAACTCCACGGACAGCCGACCGGTCAGCGTGACCTACCGCTTCGGCTCGGTGGGGCAGGACACTCAGCTGTGCCTGTGGGACCTGACGGAGGACATCCTGTTCCCACACCTCCCTCTGTCCCGGACGCGGACGCACACTAATGTGATGAACGCCAGCAGCAGTGATGGCTCCAGCTCGCTCCCCGCTCCGCTGCCGCGCTCCAACAGCCTCCCGCACTCCGCCGCTAACAGCAAGAGCGCCGCCTCGGACAACCCCATCGCCGCCGGAGTCAGCAAGTTCGCCACGCTCTCGCTGCACGACCGCAAGGAGCGGCACCCCGACAAAGACCACAAGCGCAACCACAGCATGGGCCACATCAGCAGCAAGAGCAGCGACAAGCTCAACCTGCTGACCAAAACCAAAACAGACCCCGCCAAGACTCTGGGCACGCCGCTGTGTCCGCGCATGCAGGACGTGCCGCTGCTCGAGCCGCTCATCTGTAAAAAGATCGCACACGAGAGACTCACCGTGCTCATCTTTCTAGAGGACTGTTTAGTGACCGCGTGTCAGGAGGGGTTTATCTGCACGTGGGCGAGACCCGGCAAAGTG